GACTGCTCATCCTGGGGGGCACCCATGTCATTCACCTGCAACCACGATCTTCAGGCCCTCCCCAAGCTGACTCTGGTTGGTCGGTGGTTGACAAGATGATCCAAGATGGCAGGGGGGAAGAGGTGGGTGGTGCACGATTGcttatttgtctgtttgtaaCTGGCTGAGCATGACTAGTAAGAGATgggctagtgtgtgtgtgctttttttgtttttgttttttttttgttgtttttttgttgttttttttccatatacatatattttggatgcagggcacagctcccatgtttaaattgcccattgggattaataaagtctgttgttattgttattgttattcttattgTTAAGACATCCGCGCACCCGTGCACAGATGATGGAACGCTTTGATCAAACTTTCTCTGAAGGATTATTACtagtattattgttattattatttcaaggTAATAAACATATATGTCTTTAGTCATTTTTACTGTAATATGTCTCATTTGCAAAGCATTTAGCCACTTGCTCTGTTTCCTCTTTGCAAACATATCACAAccattttttcttcaaaatctaCCCGAGACGTGGTCGCACAGGTGAAACTACTTCTTATCATCATTTCTCATCCacgtattttttttcctttcaagtaagtcattttttaaaaatacaaacttctCAAGCTTGAGCGAAAAACAGAAGGATGGCCTCCAAGAACTTTCTGACCTTTATTAATCCGTCGTTTTATGTCATGTATGTTcgtattatttgtttatttcttgtcatGTGATATGCGGCAGGTGGTCGAGGTCCTGAAGGACATGAGTGTCAGAGGCAGGACCAGCAGGCAGGAGGGCCTTATTTTTGCACTGGCTATGTGCATTCGCAGTCAAGACTCCAAGACGAAAAGGGCAGGCTATGATGCCATCTCGGTGAGACAATGATGCCAAGGCGACAATTAGTGCATGACAGAATAGCTACCTTCTCAAGTTGGGGTTGACTACCTACGAATTGTAACTTAGGGATGCCTGGAGGGTCAAAGTTCGAGCGTTTGGTTTTCTAGTGAAGTAAAAAGATCAGTTCGAAGTAGATGGACCGTTTATTCattgattgctttttttttgccCAACTTGCTTCAATGCAGTTTTGTTTCGCAGGGAATATGCAGCATACCGACCACATTGTTCCTGCTCGTCAGCTACGTGGAGGCCATCGGTAAGATGCGCCAGCCACCCTCCACGGGCTGGGGGCGTGGCCTGCGGAGGGCGGTGTCCATATGGTACAACAGACATGACCATGACCCCGTGCCCCTGGCCATGCACGTGACCAAATACGCAAGTCGACACAAGTGGAGTCACCGTGACCTCTTCCGcctctctcacatcaaacctgTCAACGCTGCCGTTGGTTTTATTGTTCGTTATGTCCTCAAGGGTTTAGACGAAGCCGAAAGGTTTTACCTCGAGGATGGTTATCTGGATCGAGAGAATCTTGAGAAGGTTAGAAAAACAGCATTTTGTATGTAAAATCTATAAACTCTTTGGCTTATAAGTTTATTTCCCTCCtcgcttttttaaaatcatccattgttacattttatcatttaattGTAAAGAATCTTGCAATAATGTTTTTGCAACAAGTCAGTAGTTGTGGCTAGCGATGACATCTCAGTGGCTTATGACAGATGACTTTCAGGTTAATGGGACTGGTAAACAATTGTATAAATGTAATATGTTTAAAAGCACAAACTTCGTTGATAATAATTTTGGCCTAATTACTATTCAAAAGTAGGAGGGGGAAAGTTCATCTACGCCTAGATGAGATATGCTCTTCAAATTATCACTTTTCCCGCtgactcgctctttgaaatcctgAGTACAGCTCGTGTGACAAGACACGCACCATTTAATTGCAGGTGCACAGGTACCTGAAGGGCGTGGAGGAGGCCAAAATGTGCGAGGACGAAAAGATGACAATAAAACTCATCCAAGAACACCGCCTGGTGCGTGAACACCTGCGCACCGAAATGTTGAACAGTGCTGAGGTGTGGCGGGTCATGCTTCCCGACATGCCCCTCACTGCGATGCTGCGTAACCTGGCCAAGATGACCACCTTGGGGTAAGTGATTCCATGGCCAATAGAACCATCTCGCAAAGATTAGTTTTAACTATGTAAATACTCACCTCAACCTCTTGAGCAAGATTGAATGTCATTTTACAGCGCGCGAATCTTgcctttttttaagaaacattaATTCGCATATACAGTCTGAATTTGATTAGTTTTAAAGCCGGAGTATGTCGACACTTAATCACACCAAACAAACCTGCtgcactttttatttatttgtctgtgcCGCCTGTTGCCTGTAGTCTGCTTAACGACGTCACCAGCCTGAACATGGTGAAGACAAAGCTTCTGAATGTCGAGGCCATGAAGATGGCAAGAGTTCATCCGCTGAAAATTCTCATTGCTCATCGAACATACGCCagaggaaaaggagagaaaggaaaactaGTATGGAACGTAAGTCCGAGACATCTTCGTTCTTCTTTAAACTTATACCTGCTCATTCTTCTCTCCTGATTAGGTTGAAGCTTCTTTTAAACAACAAGGAAACGTTTAACCAAGGTAGAGATTCAGCCTAAAATGTCCATATTTGTCTGTACTTTTTATGCTTAGATACACTCAtaaatgtgttgtttttgttggttttcagCCACACCCAGTCATACTAGACACACTCGACAAAGCCTTTTACCAAAGTTTCAGCATGGTGCAACCAACGGGGAAAAAATTTCTGATCGGTCTAGATATTTCCAGTTCTATGGGTAGCGCCATTCCCAATTCAAGTATAAGTTGTCGAGAGGCTGCGGCCTGTATGTGCATGGTCACAATGAAGGTGAGTCTGAAGTTCTTGCCTCAAGATCCACACATTTGTTGTGTCACTATAATTTCggttgttcttttttattattactgaagCGGAGAAAATCCTGAACAATTTGTTTTGCACTAAACTCTTCATTtaataactataaatatttaaatataacagacatgccCTATGTTCAAGTGAATTTCTAATATTCTtctaaacaattttattttattgttcagaCTGAAGAGTGTTGCGAGGTCGTGGGATTTCACGACAAACTGATTCCATTGCCGGAGTTCATGGACAAAGACAAGACGCTGGACGACTTGGTCGTGTACACGCAGAACCTGGGCTTCGGCGCCACGGACTGCTCCAAGCCCATGACGCACGCGCGCAAGAAGGGCAAGGACGTGGACGTGTTTGTCATCCTGACGGACTGCGAGACCAACTTCCACATGGTGAGCCCCTGGCGGGCGCTGCAGCGGTACCGGGACAAGATGAACAAGCCCACGGCCAAGCTAGTCGTGGTGGCCATGACCGCCGACAGTTTCAGCATCGCCAGACCCGACGACGTCCACATGTTGGACGTGGCGGGGTTCGATCCTGACCTGCCGGAAGTTATACGTGATTTTCTGATAGGCGACTTCGAATAAAGCTGTAGGATTCTGCCAGAGGTCTGCAAAAGATTTACTATCAGCAAGCTATTGTGGCTCCTAGCTAGGCATATTTAAGCTCGGCGCTTGTTGTTGATAGCATTTGGGTTTCCCTCCTTCAGACGTTTTATGACTCGAATGCACTGAATGACCCCATTGGAGAAGGGAGTCTTAATAgatataataatttaaaaaacttcGGTGTTTCTAAATTGTGTTGAGTAAAAAGTTTGgtggaaaacagttttgtctAGCTGCTCACGTTTTATATTTAGCTGACCCTAACCCTAGCCTGCTTTTAACACACTTTGTTGACATTTTGAGGCATGTAAATAATGAGATATTCATCCGTCATATTCAGTGTTTTGACAATGTGTAAAAGATGCAATAGTCGtgtttatattaatataaatatcttGGGACTGTATAATAGTTGTCTTATTCTTGCTGAGACACAGATgtttaacaaatattaaaatgatttttatctgAAGTTGTCTAAGAGTGAAAGTGTTTGTATCTGAGGAAGAAAATAAGCTGATATTTATCGTGGTTTGGCATTTGAGCAGAGCATTATGCAGCAATATATGCCACTTCCATCGCTTTGGTCccagttgttttaaaaataaaacaataattgatACTATCTGAACATTCAGTGAATGAGAATTTTTCTATTCCATTATTCATGTTCGCTCTCTCTGGGAGCCTGACTTTGGATGTACGTGCGTCCCATGCACCCAAAGACATTGAGAAAACACCGTTGGTATAAAATGTCCCTTTCTGCCTAGCTGCCTCTCGCTGATCAGGAAAGACAACACATATTTGAATACTTGAAGGAACACTGTTCCCTCATTTCGCCATTTCCAGCTCGCCACCTTCTTCACCAAGAATGCCATAATGTCAACACGACGAAATCTGACCTGTTTGGTGCAGTTTCAGATCATCATAATGGTCTAACGGGTTGTTTCGGTCCCTAACGATTCTATTTCTTAGAATACTTCGCAtactttgcacaaaaaaaaaaaggaaaaaaaaaaaaagaaaagaaaaccacagCCACTGCAGCTGTCATGTTTATCTGTGATGACAGGCGCTTATCGGCGTCTAAAAACCTGCTGGTTATTTGTCGGGCTATTGGGTCGATTTAAAGGTTGATAACTCCGACCTGAAACCCCCAATATCGGTAAGTGGGTTAAAGGGACGACAAGAAATCCATCTCAGGACTAAACCCGAGTATCCTTTGCAGCAGATGACGAATATCTAGAACAGAGACTAGACCTTCCTGCTTTGAAGACGACTGTGGAGCGAAGCAGGGCGGCCGGGTGTACATACTGAGGCACACCCCGCTCGCCCACAAGTAATCTTTGGCGGTATTTACGCAATTACGGATAGTGGATGAAGGCCTTAATTCGGTAGACTTCATGCTGGAAAGGAAGGGTTCCTCGCAAGGTTGACAGGATCATTATTTCCTGCCGGATGTTAATGGTGCACTCTGGGGCAAATCAACGCAGGGATAAACATATTAACCCGCTTTCCAAGGCA
This sequence is a window from Pomacea canaliculata isolate SZHN2017 linkage group LG5, ASM307304v1, whole genome shotgun sequence. Protein-coding genes within it:
- the LOC112563639 gene encoding 60 kDa SS-A/Ro ribonucleoprotein-like — encoded protein: MPFRRHRSLDSDEDSDPDISDPGEGEQAKFPVSDSTKLTRLLILGGTHVIHLQPRSSGPPQADSGWSVVDKMIQDGRGEEVVEVLKDMSVRGRTSRQEGLIFALAMCIRSQDSKTKRAGYDAISGICSIPTTLFLLVSYVEAIGKMRQPPSTGWGRGLRRAVSIWYNRHDHDPVPLAMHVTKYASRHKWSHRDLFRLSHIKPVNAAVGFIVRYVLKGLDEAERFYLEDGYLDRENLEKVHRYLKGVEEAKMCEDEKMTIKLIQEHRLVREHLRTEMLNSAEVWRVMLPDMPLTAMLRNLAKMTTLGLLNDVTSLNMVKTKLLNVEAMKMARVHPLKILIAHRTYARGKGEKGKLVWNPHPVILDTLDKAFYQSFSMVQPTGKKFLIGLDISSSMGSAIPNSSISCREAAACMCMVTMKTEECCEVVGFHDKLIPLPEFMDKDKTLDDLVVYTQNLGFGATDCSKPMTHARKKGKDVDVFVILTDCETNFHMVSPWRALQRYRDKMNKPTAKLVVVAMTADSFSIARPDDVHMLDVAGFDPDLPEVIRDFLIGDFE